One genomic segment of Natranaerovirga pectinivora includes these proteins:
- the secA gene encoding preprotein translocase subunit SecA: MRIIDKIFGTHSEREIKRVLPLVDKIEALEPEFEKLSDDQLRNKTEEFKKRLQNNETLDDILIEAFAVVREAAKRVLGMRHYPVQLMGGIILHQGRISEMKTGEGKTLVSTLPAYLNALEGKGVHIVTVNDYLATRDAEWMGKVHEFLGLTVGVITNGIENKERREAYACDITYGTNNEYGFDYLRDNMVIYKEERVQRELNYAIIDEVDSVLIDEARTPLIISGSTNKSTGLYTAADFLARRLQKGKILGEMTKMAALMKEEIEEEGDFVVDEKAKNVNLTDQGTKKVEEYFKLENLADPENMEIQHHIIIALKAHYLMHKDKDYVVNEEEIVIVDEFTGRLMPGRRYSDGLHQAIEAKEGVKVRKESKTLATITFQNYFNKYSKKSGMTGTALTEEEEFRDIYNMDVIVIPTNKPVARIDQPDVVYKTHNEKFNAVADEIKEAYEKGQPVLVGTITIDNSEELSKLLKRRGVPHKVLNAKYHEKEAEIVADAGLKGAITIATNMAGRGTDIKLGEGVKELGGLKIIGTERHESRRIDNQLRGRAGRQGDPGESRFYISLEDDLMRLFGSDKLTGMFNTLKLPEGEPIQHNMLTKAIERAQKKVESNNFSIRKHLLEYDRVMNEQREIIYEERLKVLNGDNMREYILKMAEDIIESTVDFYIGDDQLPEDWDIVRLREQLESIIPFGGIDITEDEREDIKKSTLKAKLKEEAIKLYEEKEKQFDNIEQIRELERVVLLKAIDKKWMDHIDNMDQMRQGIGLRAYGQRDPLVEYRFVGYEMFDEMSEGIKEDTVRILFHIRIEQKVERERVAQVTSTNRGEPTAKEPYKRTSAKIGRNDDCSCGSGKKFKYCCGR, translated from the coding sequence ATGAGGATTATAGATAAAATCTTTGGAACTCATAGTGAACGTGAAATCAAAAGAGTTCTCCCTTTAGTAGATAAAATAGAAGCATTAGAGCCTGAATTTGAAAAGCTATCAGATGATCAATTAAGAAATAAAACGGAAGAGTTTAAAAAACGTCTACAAAATAATGAAACTCTAGATGATATATTAATAGAAGCATTTGCTGTTGTTAGAGAAGCAGCAAAAAGAGTTCTGGGTATGCGCCACTATCCTGTTCAGCTTATGGGTGGTATTATTCTACATCAAGGACGTATATCTGAGATGAAAACAGGGGAAGGTAAAACCTTAGTATCAACATTACCAGCATATTTGAATGCATTAGAAGGCAAAGGTGTTCATATTGTAACGGTTAATGATTACCTAGCTACTCGTGATGCTGAGTGGATGGGAAAAGTTCACGAATTTCTTGGCTTAACAGTGGGTGTCATCACTAATGGCATCGAGAACAAAGAGCGAAGAGAAGCATACGCTTGTGATATTACTTATGGAACAAACAATGAATATGGATTTGATTATCTAAGAGATAATATGGTTATATATAAGGAAGAAAGAGTTCAAAGAGAGTTGAATTACGCTATTATTGATGAGGTTGACTCTGTTTTAATTGACGAGGCAAGAACACCTCTTATTATCTCTGGTTCAACGAATAAATCAACAGGATTATATACAGCAGCGGACTTTTTAGCAAGAAGATTGCAAAAAGGTAAAATACTGGGTGAAATGACTAAGATGGCTGCTTTAATGAAGGAAGAAATTGAAGAAGAAGGCGACTTCGTCGTTGATGAAAAAGCTAAAAATGTGAATTTAACGGATCAAGGTACTAAAAAAGTTGAAGAATATTTCAAACTTGAGAATTTAGCAGATCCAGAAAATATGGAAATTCAACATCATATAATCATCGCATTAAAAGCACATTATTTAATGCATAAAGACAAGGATTATGTTGTTAATGAAGAAGAAATAGTAATTGTAGATGAATTTACAGGTCGTTTAATGCCTGGACGTCGATATTCTGATGGATTACATCAAGCAATAGAAGCAAAAGAAGGGGTAAAAGTAAGAAAAGAAAGTAAAACATTAGCAACTATTACTTTCCAAAATTACTTTAACAAATACTCTAAAAAATCTGGTATGACAGGTACAGCTTTAACAGAAGAGGAAGAATTCAGAGACATCTATAATATGGATGTAATTGTAATACCAACCAATAAACCTGTTGCAAGAATTGACCAACCAGATGTGGTTTATAAAACACATAATGAAAAATTTAATGCAGTAGCCGATGAAATCAAAGAAGCCTATGAAAAAGGTCAACCTGTACTTGTTGGTACCATTACAATTGATAATTCTGAAGAATTAAGTAAATTGTTAAAAAGACGTGGGGTACCTCATAAAGTACTTAATGCCAAATACCATGAAAAAGAGGCAGAAATCGTAGCAGATGCAGGTCTAAAAGGCGCTATTACAATCGCAACGAATATGGCTGGTCGTGGTACGGACATTAAGCTTGGTGAAGGTGTTAAAGAACTAGGTGGTTTAAAAATCATCGGTACAGAAAGACATGAATCTAGACGTATTGACAATCAGTTAAGAGGACGTGCTGGTCGTCAAGGTGATCCAGGGGAATCAAGATTTTATATATCCCTTGAAGATGATCTTATGAGATTATTTGGTTCTGATAAGTTAACAGGAATGTTTAACACATTAAAGTTGCCTGAAGGTGAACCAATTCAACATAATATGTTAACGAAAGCAATTGAAAGAGCACAGAAAAAAGTAGAAAGCAATAACTTTTCTATTCGTAAACATTTATTAGAATATGACCGTGTTATGAATGAACAACGTGAAATTATCTATGAAGAAAGATTAAAAGTTCTTAATGGAGATAATATGCGTGAGTATATTCTTAAAATGGCAGAAGACATTATAGAAAGTACAGTAGATTTCTATATAGGTGACGATCAATTACCTGAAGACTGGGATATTGTTAGATTAAGAGAACAATTAGAGAGTATTATTCCATTTGGTGGGATTGATATTACTGAAGATGAAAGAGAAGATATTAAAAAATCTACTCTAAAAGCAAAATTAAAAGAAGAAGCCATTAAACTATATGAAGAAAAAGAAAAACAATTTGATAATATTGAACAAATTAGAGAGTTAGAACGTGTTGTATTATTAAAAGCCATTGATAAAAAATGGATGGATCATATAGACAATATGGATCAAATGAGACAAGGTATTGGTTTAAGAGCCTATGGACAAAGAGATCCATTAGTAGAATATAGATTTGTTGGTTATGAAATGTTCGATGAAATGAGTGAAGGGATAAAAGAAGATACTGTTAGAATTTTATTCCATATAAGAATTGAGCAAAAAGTAGAAAGAGAACGTGTTGCCCAAGTGACATCAACAAACCGTGGCGAACCCACTGCAAAAGAACCATACAAAAGAACTTCTGCAAAAATTGGTAGAAATGACGATTGTTCTTGTGGAAGTGGTAAAAAGTTTAAATATTGTTGTGGAAGATAG
- a CDS encoding homoserine dehydrogenase, which yields MVNIAILGYGTVGSGVVEVLNTNRDSINKRAGQEINIKYVLDLKDFEGDPIQKVIVHDYDVIINDDSVKVIVEVMGGVEPAYTFVKEALLKGKSVVSSNKELVAKHGAELLQIAKDKNINFLFEASVGGGIPIIRPLNQSLTADEIYEITGILNGTTNYILSKMSKEGLAFDSVLKEAQEKGYAERNPAADVEGHDACRKIAILSSLAFGMQVDFEDIYTEGITKITDTDMQYAKYLGLDIKLLATSKKVDQRVYARVAPMMLGSGHPLANVHDVFNAIFVKGNVIGDVMFYGKGAGKLPTASAVVADVVDAAKHLERNIMSFWSTEKMGLMEIKEVPTQYFIRIKGSSSDMNVNVQKLFGAIQIVQLEEIDNEFAIITEEEAEGELNKKVEQLRALTSEDAVLSVIRVEN from the coding sequence ATGGTAAATATAGCCATACTAGGATACGGAACAGTAGGTTCAGGTGTTGTAGAAGTTTTAAATACTAACAGAGACAGTATTAACAAAAGGGCAGGACAAGAAATTAATATTAAATATGTATTAGATTTAAAGGATTTTGAAGGGGACCCAATTCAAAAAGTTATTGTACATGATTATGATGTTATCATTAATGATGATAGTGTAAAAGTTATTGTTGAAGTTATGGGTGGTGTTGAGCCAGCTTATACATTCGTAAAAGAAGCATTACTTAAAGGAAAGAGTGTTGTATCTTCTAATAAAGAATTGGTTGCAAAACATGGTGCAGAACTTTTACAAATTGCAAAAGACAAAAATATTAACTTCCTATTTGAAGCCAGTGTTGGTGGCGGTATTCCTATTATTAGACCACTTAATCAATCTTTAACGGCTGATGAAATTTATGAGATCACTGGTATTTTAAATGGAACAACAAATTATATATTATCAAAAATGTCAAAAGAAGGTTTGGCTTTTGATTCAGTTTTAAAAGAAGCTCAAGAAAAAGGATATGCTGAGAGAAATCCTGCTGCTGATGTAGAAGGTCATGATGCTTGTAGAAAAATTGCTATTTTATCTTCATTGGCTTTTGGTATGCAAGTAGATTTTGAAGATATTTACACAGAAGGTATCACAAAAATTACGGATACAGATATGCAATATGCAAAATATCTTGGATTAGATATAAAATTATTAGCCACAAGCAAAAAAGTGGATCAAAGAGTTTATGCAAGAGTAGCACCTATGATGCTAGGGAGTGGTCATCCCCTTGCTAATGTCCATGATGTTTTCAATGCCATATTTGTTAAAGGCAATGTTATTGGAGATGTAATGTTCTATGGTAAAGGTGCAGGAAAGCTTCCAACTGCCAGTGCAGTAGTAGCCGATGTTGTAGATGCGGCTAAGCATTTAGAAAGAAATATTATGTCTTTCTGGAGTACTGAAAAAATGGGGCTTATGGAAATTAAAGAAGTACCAACTCAATATTTTATAAGAATCAAGGGTAGTTCTTCAGATATGAATGTTAATGTTCAAAAGCTTTTTGGTGCAATACAAATTGTTCAATTGGAAGAAATAGATAATGAGTTTGCAATTATTACTGAAGAAGAAGCTGAAGGTGAGCTTAATAAAAAAGTTGAACAACTCAGGGCGTTAACAAGTGAGGATGCTGTATTAAGCGTTATTAGAGTGGAAAACTAA
- a CDS encoding cofactor-independent phosphoglycerate mutase — protein sequence MKYILVLGDGMADEPIEELNGLTPIEAAKTPNVDKLALKSEVGLVNTIPTGMDPGSDTANLSVLGYNPREYYTGRSPLEALSIGVPLKEDDISLRVNLVTLDDTSDYKNKKIIDHSASEITTEEASILLEDLKKAFETEAYKFYCGTSYRHLLVWKEGKLLDFTPPHDILGKEIGEYLSTEGIFSEMMEKSYEILNNHPINIERVKKGLNPANSMWFWGAGTKPILTPFEEKFGVKGAMISAVDLLKGIAIGAEMKVLKVEGATGTLHTNYPGKAKAALDVIKDDCDFVYVHIEAPDECGHQGNLKDKIKAIELIDEKIIGPIVEDLDKSNIDYKLMFLPDHPTPISIRTHTSSPVPYLIYNSTKQVSNTFMYSEKDGERSGNKQEDGYRLMEYFLKN from the coding sequence ATGAAATATATATTAGTTTTAGGCGATGGAATGGCCGATGAGCCAATAGAAGAATTAAATGGATTAACACCTATTGAAGCTGCTAAAACGCCAAATGTAGATAAGCTTGCATTAAAAAGTGAGGTTGGGCTAGTCAATACCATCCCTACAGGAATGGATCCAGGAAGTGATACAGCCAATTTATCTGTTCTTGGATATAATCCAAGAGAGTACTATACAGGTCGTTCACCATTAGAGGCTTTAAGTATTGGTGTGCCTTTAAAAGAGGATGATATTAGTTTAAGAGTTAATCTTGTAACATTAGATGATACAAGTGACTATAAAAATAAAAAGATAATAGATCACAGTGCTTCAGAAATTACAACAGAAGAAGCCAGTATTTTATTAGAAGATTTGAAAAAAGCTTTTGAAACAGAAGCGTATAAATTCTATTGTGGAACAAGTTATCGCCATTTATTAGTGTGGAAAGAAGGCAAGCTTTTAGATTTTACACCACCTCATGATATTTTAGGAAAAGAGATTGGTGAGTATCTTTCAACAGAGGGTATTTTCTCAGAAATGATGGAGAAAAGTTATGAGATTTTAAACAATCATCCCATTAATATTGAACGTGTTAAAAAAGGATTAAACCCTGCCAACTCAATGTGGTTTTGGGGTGCAGGAACAAAGCCCATACTAACACCATTTGAAGAAAAGTTTGGTGTAAAAGGTGCAATGATTTCTGCAGTAGACTTATTAAAAGGTATTGCCATAGGTGCAGAGATGAAGGTTCTTAAAGTTGAAGGTGCAACTGGAACCCTTCATACCAATTACCCAGGTAAAGCCAAGGCAGCTCTTGATGTTATTAAAGACGATTGTGATTTTGTATATGTTCATATTGAAGCACCAGATGAATGTGGTCATCAAGGAAACTTAAAGGATAAGATCAAAGCAATAGAATTAATTGATGAAAAAATAATTGGTCCAATTGTAGAAGATTTAGATAAGTCAAATATAGATTATAAATTAATGTTTTTACCTGATCATCCAACACCTATTAGTATAAGAACCCATACGTCAAGCCCAGTACCTTATCTTATTTATAATAGTACAAAACAAGTAAGTAATACATTTATGTATAGTGAAAAAGATGGGGAAAGAAGCGGTAACAAACAAGAGGATGGTTATAGACTTATGGAATATTTCTTGAAGAATTAG
- a CDS encoding chemotaxis protein CheW yields the protein MSVIQQVVFRIDEEEYGIDIMKVFVIEKYQEVVKVPNTPEYIEGVINLRGEVLPIYSLRKKFNLNKRGIDDNTKVIVTYTNGMKIGFVVDSVQEILNINEENVEETPKIVSGINRQYIKSLAKVDKRMIILIDIDKIVSEEEQAELLQAAEV from the coding sequence ATGTCAGTAATACAACAAGTAGTATTTAGAATTGATGAAGAAGAATATGGTATTGATATTATGAAGGTTTTTGTTATTGAAAAATATCAAGAAGTGGTTAAGGTGCCTAATACCCCTGAATATATTGAAGGGGTTATTAATCTAAGGGGAGAGGTACTTCCTATTTATAGTTTAAGAAAGAAATTTAACTTAAACAAAAGGGGTATAGATGATAATACTAAAGTTATCGTTACTTATACAAATGGAATGAAGATTGGATTTGTAGTGGATTCAGTGCAAGAGATTTTAAATATTAATGAAGAGAATGTTGAAGAGACGCCTAAGATTGTTTCTGGAATTAATAGACAGTACATAAAGAGTCTTGCTAAAGTAGATAAGAGAATGATTATTTTGATTGATATTGATAAGATTGTTAGTGAAGAGGAACAAGCAGAGTTATTACAGGCTGCTGAAGTTTAG
- a CDS encoding aspartate kinase — protein sequence MLIVKKFGGSSVANKERVFNVAKKIIKDYEAGHQVVVVLSAQGDTTDDLIEKAKEYNPKPSKREMDMLLTTGEQQSVALMAMALESLGYPAVSLNAFQVGINTTSVYSNSRLKRIDSERINAELDRKNIVVVAGFQGVNRFDDFTTLGRGGSDTTAVALAAALNADKCEIYTDVDGVYTADPRVVADAKKLEEITYDEMLELATLGAKVLHNRSVELAKKYNVDLVVRSSLNDTEGTVVKEECKMEKMLVSGVVADKNTARIAVVGLKDEPGKAFQLFSLMSKHNINVDIILQSIGRDGTKDISFTVAEDNVDEAVEIIQSKMDKLTAQRVEFAKDVCKVSIVGAGMQSNAGVATMMFEALYDAGINIHMISTSEIKITVLIEEKYAKEAVNVIHEAFKLGE from the coding sequence TTGCTAATCGTTAAAAAATTCGGTGGAAGCTCTGTAGCAAACAAAGAAAGAGTTTTTAATGTTGCTAAAAAAATAATAAAAGATTATGAAGCAGGTCATCAAGTTGTAGTCGTATTGTCCGCTCAAGGAGATACAACAGATGATTTAATAGAAAAGGCAAAAGAATACAATCCAAAACCATCAAAAAGAGAGATGGATATGTTACTAACGACTGGTGAGCAACAGTCTGTTGCATTAATGGCGATGGCTCTTGAGTCATTAGGATATCCAGCAGTTTCCCTTAATGCTTTTCAAGTAGGCATTAACACAACTTCAGTTTATAGCAATTCAAGACTAAAAAGAATAGATTCTGAAAGAATTAATGCAGAACTTGATCGAAAAAATATTGTTGTTGTTGCAGGTTTTCAAGGTGTGAATCGTTTTGATGATTTTACCACACTAGGTAGAGGTGGTTCTGATACAACAGCAGTTGCATTAGCAGCGGCATTAAATGCAGATAAATGTGAAATTTATACAGATGTTGATGGCGTATACACAGCGGATCCAAGAGTAGTAGCTGATGCTAAAAAATTAGAAGAAATAACTTATGATGAAATGTTAGAGTTGGCTACATTAGGTGCAAAGGTTCTTCATAACCGTTCTGTTGAACTGGCAAAAAAATACAATGTAGATTTAGTAGTGAGATCAAGCTTAAATGATACAGAAGGTACAGTAGTTAAGGAGGAATGTAAGATGGAAAAAATGCTCGTAAGTGGCGTTGTTGCAGATAAAAATACGGCTAGAATTGCTGTTGTAGGATTAAAAGATGAACCAGGTAAAGCTTTTCAATTGTTTTCTCTAATGTCAAAACACAATATTAATGTAGATATTATATTACAATCTATTGGTCGTGATGGTACTAAAGATATTTCTTTTACAGTAGCGGAAGACAATGTGGATGAAGCAGTGGAAATTATTCAAAGTAAAATGGATAAGTTAACGGCTCAACGAGTTGAGTTTGCGAAAGATGTATGTAAGGTTTCTATTGTAGGTGCAGGTATGCAGTCTAATGCAGGTGTTGCGACTATGATGTTTGAAGCGTTATATGATGCAGGGATTAATATTCATATGATTTCTACTTCTGAAATTAAGATTACTGTTTTAATTGAAGAGAAGTATGCTAAAGAAGCGGTTAATGTGATTCATGAGGCATTTAAATTAGGTGAATAA
- a CDS encoding Tex family protein — protein MDILKQLQEEFQINKWQIDNTVDLIDKGNTIPFIARYRKEVTGSLSDEVLRDLHERLVYLRNLEEKKEQVIKSIDEQGKLTDELKAQISGAKTLVEVDDLYRPYRPKRRTKATIAKEKGLEPLAMVIFNQDKILSLEALASDYINSEKEVNTVEEALQGAKDIIAEMISDNAEYRKTIRRMTFKDGKIVSQAKDKEASTVYEMYYEYEESIAKIVGHRILAINRGEKEKVLMVKIQDPEETILRFIEAQVITTEDITIMELLKEVIVDSYRRLIAPSIEREIRNELTEKAEEGAIKVFGKNLEQLLMQPPIAGKIVLALDPAYRTGCKVAVIDGTGKVLETSVVYATPPKNEIEKSKVVLKGFINQYNVQIVAIGNGTASRELELFTAEMLKEIDKDIKYIIVNEAGASVYSASKLGTEEFPEFDVALRSAVSIGRRLQDPLAELVKIDPKSIGVGQYQHDMNQKKLSETLGGVVEDCVNKVGVDLNTASPSLLEYISGISKAIAKNIVNHREENGLFKNRKELLKVAKLGPKAYEQCAGFLRISDGQQPLDNTGVHPESYEHTIKLLEMLGYTPSDIKENKLKDIKSKVTDISTLAEKIALGVPTLEDIIKELEKPGRDPREEMPKPILRTDVLEMEDLQEGMILKGVVRNVIDFGAFVDIGVHQDGLVHISQITEKYIKHPLEAVSVGDVVEVKVMGVDVPKKRISLTMKL, from the coding sequence ATGGATATTTTAAAGCAACTTCAAGAGGAATTTCAGATTAATAAGTGGCAGATTGATAATACGGTGGATTTAATTGATAAAGGAAATACCATTCCTTTTATTGCTAGGTATAGAAAAGAGGTAACGGGCTCTTTAAGTGATGAAGTTTTAAGGGATCTTCATGAAAGGTTGGTATACCTTAGAAATCTTGAAGAGAAGAAAGAACAGGTTATTAAAAGTATTGATGAACAAGGGAAGTTGACAGATGAACTAAAAGCACAAATTAGTGGTGCTAAAACGCTTGTAGAAGTAGACGATTTGTATAGACCTTATAGACCTAAGCGTAGAACAAAAGCAACCATTGCTAAGGAAAAAGGGTTAGAGCCGCTGGCTATGGTTATTTTTAATCAGGACAAGATCCTTTCTCTTGAAGCATTAGCTAGTGACTATATTAATTCAGAAAAAGAGGTTAATACGGTTGAAGAGGCTTTACAAGGGGCTAAAGATATTATTGCTGAGATGATTTCTGATAATGCTGAGTATAGAAAAACCATTAGAAGAATGACTTTTAAAGATGGTAAGATTGTATCCCAAGCGAAAGATAAAGAGGCTTCTACTGTTTATGAAATGTATTATGAGTATGAAGAGAGTATTGCTAAGATTGTAGGCCATAGAATACTTGCCATCAATAGAGGGGAAAAAGAAAAAGTTTTAATGGTGAAGATACAAGATCCTGAAGAAACAATCCTTAGATTTATTGAAGCTCAAGTGATTACAACGGAAGATATAACCATAATGGAACTTTTAAAAGAGGTTATTGTAGACAGCTATAGAAGGCTTATTGCCCCATCTATAGAAAGAGAGATTCGTAATGAGTTGACAGAAAAAGCAGAAGAAGGCGCTATTAAAGTTTTTGGAAAGAATCTTGAACAGTTATTGATGCAACCACCTATTGCAGGGAAGATTGTATTAGCCCTTGACCCTGCATATCGAACAGGGTGTAAAGTTGCTGTTATAGATGGAACAGGAAAAGTTCTAGAAACAAGTGTTGTCTATGCCACACCACCAAAGAATGAAATTGAAAAATCTAAAGTAGTCTTAAAAGGGTTTATCAATCAATATAATGTTCAAATTGTTGCCATTGGTAATGGGACTGCCTCTAGAGAGTTAGAGTTATTTACGGCAGAAATGCTAAAAGAAATAGACAAAGATATTAAGTATATTATTGTTAATGAAGCAGGCGCTTCAGTATACTCAGCTAGTAAATTAGGGACAGAAGAGTTTCCTGAGTTTGATGTGGCATTAAGAAGTGCTGTTTCTATAGGGAGAAGATTACAAGATCCTCTTGCAGAGTTGGTAAAAATAGATCCAAAATCCATTGGCGTAGGACAATACCAGCATGATATGAACCAGAAAAAATTGAGTGAAACTTTAGGTGGCGTTGTTGAGGATTGTGTTAACAAGGTGGGTGTTGATTTGAATACAGCATCACCATCTTTACTTGAGTACATTTCTGGGATTAGCAAAGCCATTGCTAAAAATATTGTGAACCATAGAGAAGAAAATGGATTATTTAAAAATAGAAAAGAACTCTTAAAAGTAGCCAAACTTGGGCCTAAGGCTTATGAACAGTGTGCAGGATTTTTAAGAATTAGTGATGGACAGCAACCATTAGATAATACTGGTGTACATCCGGAGTCTTATGAACATACCATTAAATTATTAGAGATGTTAGGTTATACGCCTAGTGATATAAAAGAGAACAAGTTAAAAGATATTAAAAGTAAAGTAACAGACATAAGTACACTAGCAGAAAAAATTGCATTAGGGGTACCAACATTAGAGGATATTATAAAAGAGTTGGAAAAACCTGGTCGTGACCCTAGGGAAGAAATGCCTAAGCCAATTCTTAGAACAGATGTATTAGAGATGGAAGATTTACAAGAAGGTATGATACTTAAAGGTGTTGTTAGAAATGTTATAGATTTTGGTGCCTTCGTAGATATTGGTGTACATCAAGATGGACTTGTTCATATTTCTCAAATTACTGAAAAGTACATCAAACATCCGTTAGAAGCAGTTAGTGTTGGAGATGTTGTTGAAGTAAAGGTTATGGGTGTGGATGTTCCTAAAAAGAGAATTTCTTTAACAATGAAGTTGTAG
- the prfB gene encoding peptide chain release factor 2 (programmed frameshift) → MVELEQYKQSLNNYKKPLIEMRDSLDLARKEEKLEELENTTSDPEFWANPEESQKILKEIKSLKNQIETYESIKSEFEDVETLIIMGMEEEDQDLINEVKESLDVFIDHYETLRINTLLSGEYDSNNAILTLHAGAGGTESCDWVSMLFRMYSRWADKKGYSVETLDYLDGEEAGIKSVTIQINGENAYGYLKSEKGVHRLVRISPFDSSGRRHTSFASCDVLPEIDDDVDIEINPDELRIDTYRSSGAGGQHVNTTDSAIRITHIPTNTVVQCQNERSQHKNKDRAMKMLKAKLFELKQQEQMDKLQGIRGEVKEIGWGSQIRSYVMHPYNMVKDHRTNEETGNVSSVMDGNIDLFMNAYLKWYNANTN, encoded by the exons ATGGTAGAATTAGAACAGTACAAACAATCGTTAAATAATTACAAAAAACCATTAATAGAGATGAGGGACTCTCTT GACTTGGCAAGGAAAGAAGAGAAATTAGAAGAACTTGAGAATACAACTTCTGATCCAGAGTTTTGGGCGAATCCTGAAGAATCTCAAAAAATATTAAAAGAAATAAAATCATTAAAAAATCAAATAGAAACCTATGAAAGTATTAAGAGTGAGTTTGAAGATGTGGAAACATTAATTATAATGGGCATGGAAGAAGAGGATCAAGATTTAATTAATGAAGTAAAAGAAAGTCTTGATGTATTTATTGACCACTATGAGACATTAAGAATTAATACCTTATTATCAGGTGAATATGACTCTAATAATGCAATATTAACGTTACATGCTGGAGCAGGTGGAACAGAATCTTGTGATTGGGTGAGTATGCTATTTAGAATGTATTCAAGATGGGCTGATAAAAAAGGGTACTCTGTTGAAACACTTGATTATTTAGATGGTGAGGAAGCAGGCATCAAATCTGTTACCATTCAAATTAATGGAGAAAATGCATATGGCTATTTAAAGTCTGAAAAAGGTGTACATCGTTTGGTGCGTATATCTCCTTTTGATTCTTCAGGAAGAAGACATACATCCTTTGCATCCTGTGATGTCCTACCAGAAATAGATGATGATGTAGATATTGAGATTAACCCAGATGAACTAAGAATAGATACCTATCGATCAAGTGGTGCAGGTGGACAACATGTTAATACCACTGATTCAGCAATTCGTATTACCCATATACCAACTAATACTGTTGTACAGTGTCAAAATGAAAGGTCTCAACATAAGAACAAAGATAGAGCAATGAAAATGTTAAAGGCAAAGTTGTTTGAATTAAAGCAACAAGAGCAAATGGATAAGCTCCAAGGCATTAGAGGAGAAGTTAAAGAAATTGGCTGGGGTAGTCAAATAAGATCATATGTAATGCATCCATATAATATGGTAAAAGATCATAGAACCAATGAAGAAACAGGCAATGTTTCCAGTGTTATGGATGGTAATATTGATTTGTTTATGAATGCGTATTTAAAATGGTATAACGCAAATACAAACTAA
- a CDS encoding ACT domain-containing protein: MPDNVNYYIIKKKALPEVFLKVVEAKKLLESEKAMTIQEAVDQVGISRSSFYKYKDTIFPFYENIRGKTITIGLKMDDEPGLLAKLLNNIANYNANILTIHQSIPINGVANLTISVEVLPTTGDIEDIIRSIESLDGVHQIKILARE; the protein is encoded by the coding sequence ATGCCAGATAATGTCAATTATTATATTATTAAGAAGAAAGCTTTGCCAGAGGTATTTTTGAAGGTAGTTGAGGCTAAAAAGCTTTTGGAATCTGAGAAGGCTATGACCATACAAGAGGCTGTTGATCAAGTGGGCATTAGTCGTAGTTCTTTTTATAAATATAAGGATACTATTTTTCCTTTTTATGAAAACATTAGAGGGAAGACCATAACAATAGGATTGAAGATGGATGATGAACCAGGGTTGCTGGCCAAATTGTTAAATAATATAGCCAATTATAATGCTAATATACTTACAATCCATCAAAGTATACCTATTAATGGAGTAGCCAATTTGACCATTAGTGTTGAAGTGCTACCAACAACTGGAGACATTGAAGATATTATAAGAAGTATAGAATCGTTAGATGGCGTTCATCAAATAAAAATATTAGCTAGGGAGTGA